From the Streptomyces sp. Sge12 genome, the window CGTTCCAGTAGTAGCCCAAGTCGACCACTTTCCCGGCTTCCTGACTAGCCGTTCGATCTTCTTCCCTGTTCCGTCCTGGCCGTGGACTCCTCCAACTAGAACTGGTATCAGTTCTGGAACGCCAAGCCGCAGGAGGCCTCAGCCATGACCGAGCTCGTGGAACACGGACAACTGTTCATCGGCGGGGAGTGGACGGATCCGCTGGGCACCGACACGATCCGGATCGTCTCCCCCCACACCGAGCAGGTCATCGGCTCCGTCCCGCACGCCTCGAAGGCGGACGTCGACCGCGCCGTCGCGGTCGCACGCAAGGCGTTCGACGAGGGCCCCTGGCCGCGGATGACCCTGGACGAGCGGATCGCCGTCGTCTCCCGGATCAAGGACGCCATCGCCGTCCGGCACGAGGAGATAGCCCGGTCCATCAGCTCCCAGAACGGCTCCCCCTACTCCTGGAGCATCCTCGCCCAGGCCCTCGGCCCGATGATGGTCTACGACGCCGCGATCACGGTCGCCCGCGCCTACCCGTACGAGGAGTACCGCCAGGGCGTGCTCGGCCCGATCCTGGTGCGGCGGGAGCCGGTGGGCGTGGTCGCCGCCGTCATCCCGTGGAACGTCCCGCAGTTCGTCGCGGCGGCCAAGCTGGCGCCGGCGCTCCTGACGGGCTCGGCGGTGATCCTCAAGCCGTCGCCCGAGGCGCCGCTGGACTCCTACATCCTCGCCGACATCGCACGGGAGGCCGGACTCCCCGAGGGCGTCCTGTCGATCCTGCCCGCCGACCGCGAGGTCAGCGAGTACCTGGTCGGCCACCCCGGCATCGACAAGGTCGCCTTCACCGGCTCGGTCGCGGCCGGCCGGCGCGTGATGGAGGTCGCCGCCCGCAACCTCACCCGCGTCACCCTCGAACTCGGCGGCAAGTCCGCCGCCGTGATCCTGCCCGACGCCGACCTCGACGCCACCATCGCCGGGATCGTGCCCGCGGCCTGGATGAACAACGGCCAGGCGTGCGTGGCCCAGACCCGCGTCCTCGCCCCCCGCAGCCGGTACGAGGAGGTGGCCGAGGCCCTCGCGGCGGCGGCCGGCGCACTCGTGGTCGGCGACCCGCTCGACCCGGCGACGCAACTCGGCCCGCTCGTGGCCCGGCGGCAGCAGCAACGCTCCCTGGACTACATCCGGATCGGGCAGGAGGAGGGCGCGAAGGTCCTGTCGGGCGGCGGCCGCCCGGCGGGCCTGGACCGCGGCTGGTACGTGGAGCCCACCCTCTTCGGCGACGTGGACAACTCCATGCGGATCGCACGCGAGGAGATCTTCGGCCCGGTCGTCTGCCTGATCCCGTACGGGGACGAGGCCGAGGCCGTACGGGTCGCCAACGACTCGGAGTTCGGCCTCAGCGGCAGCGTCTGGACCGGCGACGTCGAGCACGGCATCGACTTCGCCCGGCAGATCCGCACCGGAACCTTCAACGTCAACACCTTCAGCCTGGACATGCTCGGCCCGTTCGGCGGCTACAAGAACAGCGGCGTGGGCCGGGAGTTCGGCCCGGAGGGACTGAGCGAGTACCTGGAGCACAAGATGATCCACCTCCCGGCGGGCCATGAGGCGGGTGCCTGATGGGTGACCGCTGGCAGGTCGAAGTGGACCGCGGGGTCTGCATCGGCTCGGGCATGTGCGTGAACCACGCCCCGGACGGCTTCGTCCTGGACTCGGCACGCCAGTCCCACCCGCGCACCGCCGAATCGGACGCGAACGAGCCGATCCTGACGGCGGCGGAAGGCTGCCCGGTCGAAGCCATCCTGATCACCCTGGCGGCCACGGGCGAACCGGTGTTTCCGCCGGAGGACTGACGGGCGCGGCGGAGCCCCGGTACCGGACGCGCGGTACCGGGGCCCGCCGCGAACCTGCCCGGGCGGCCGCAGTGCACCGCCGCGGGTGCGCCGGTTCGCCGGGCCGAACCGGCGTCGCACGCCCTCCGACCTCGTGCGGAGGCGCGGAGCGCCGTGCCAGACTGCCCGCATGACCGCCCCCACAGCCCCGCAGATATCCGTCCGTGCCATGACCGAGGCGGACATCGAGGCCGTCTCCACCCTGCGTGTCCGTGGATGGCAGCACGCCTACGCCGGCTTGATGCCCCAGGCCTATCTCGACGGGCTCAGCATCGCCGACGACGCCGCCCGACGACGCGGCTACTTCAGCGAGGCGTCCGGCGAAATGACCAACCTCGTCGCCGAGAGCGCGGACGGCGCCGTCGTCGGCTGGGCATGCTTCGGACCGGCCCGCGGCGACGACCTCCCCCGCGGCGAGGGCGAGCTGTACGCCATCTACGCCCGCCCGGACCTCATCGGCACCGGCATCGGACGGGCCCTCCTGGACGAGGTCCTCCTCCGGGCCCCGTACCTGGCGCTGCGCCTGTGGGTCCTCGAGGGCAACACCCGCGCCCGCACCTTCTACGAGCGCGCCGGCTTCAGCCCCGACGGCGCGGTGTGCGCCGACCCCGTCGAGGGCGTCCCCGTACCCGAGGTGCGCTACCACCGCCCCAGCGCCCGCTAGGCCCTCTCTTCCGGATCGTGCCGGACTGCCCCCAGCGGCTGCTTCAGGCCTTTTCCGGGGACGTCAGGTCGATCAGGCGGCACACCGTTTCGATGTCTATCTTGACCTGGGCGATCGACGCACGGCCGGAAAGCCACGTGATCAGTGCCGAGTGCCAGGTGTGCTCGATGACGCGGACCGCCGAGAGCTGTTCCGCCGTCGGGGGATGCTCCAGTCCCATCGCGTCCAGGATGATCGCCGTGGTCAGCCGGGACACCGTGTCAACCTCGGGGCTCACACTGCGGTCCGCGAACGTCAGTGCCCGCACCATCGCGTCGGCCAGCTGCGGCTCCCGCTGGAGGGCGCGGAAGGCCCGCATCAGGGTCTCCGCGACCCGGGCCGCCGGATCGTCCCCGGCCGGCGGCCGTTTGCGCAGCGTCGTGTGCATGTGCTGGAGCTGGTCCTGCATGGTGGCGACCAGCAGGTGCACCTTGGAAGGGAAGTAGCGGTAGAGCGTGCCCAGCGCCACGCCCGCCGCTTCCGCGACCTCGCGCATCTGGACCGCGTCGAAACCGCCCCGGCTGGCCAGCTGGGCGCTGGCGTGCAGGATCCGGCGGCGGCGCGCTTCCTGGCGCTCCGTCAGGGGAGGCGACGCCGGTGTGGTGACGGCCTTCACTTCCGCTGTCATGTGTCCCGTTCCGTGTCGTTGCGCGGGCTGAATCCGGGCTGGTCCGCGGCCAGCATCGCAGGCGTCGGAGCCGTGGCGCGAATCACCTGCTCCGCCTCTTACGGTGTGGTTTCCGGCCGGTAGATTCAATGGTCTTCAACGGATCAAGTCTGAAACTTGTTCTACATTATGCGAGCGGTTACGCTCCGGCGAAAGTTGCAGTGAGAAGGGGGCCGAGAGTGACCGCTGAGGCCATGGTGACGAGCCCTTTCGAGGGTTCCGCCGCCGACGGCGATCGCCCGCTGCGTATCGCACTCCTCACCTATAAGGGGAACCCGTTCTGCGGCGGCCAGGGCGTCTACGTCCGCCACCTCTCGCGCGAGCTCGTACAGCTGGGGCACTCCGTCGAAGTCATCGGCGCACAGCCCTACCCGGTGCTCGACACGGGCGCCTCGCTCACCGAGCTCCCGAGCCTGGACCTGTACCGCAGCCCCGACCCCTTCCGCACGCCGAAGCGCGACGAATACCGCGACTGGATCGACGCCCTCGAGGTCGCCACCATGTGGACCGGCGGCTTCCCCGAGCCGCTCACCTTCTCGCTGCGCGCCCGCCGTCATCTGGCCGCGCGCGCCGGCGACTTCGACGTCATCCACGACAACCAGACCCTCGGCTACGGCCTCCTCGCCGACCTCGGCGCCCCCCTGGTCACGACGATCCACCACCCGATCACCGTCGACCGCAAGCTCGACCTCGACGCCGCCACCGGCCGCGTGAAGCGGGCCTCCGTACGCCGCTGGTACGCCTTCACCCGCATGCAGGGCCGCGTG encodes:
- a CDS encoding aldehyde dehydrogenase, with product MTELVEHGQLFIGGEWTDPLGTDTIRIVSPHTEQVIGSVPHASKADVDRAVAVARKAFDEGPWPRMTLDERIAVVSRIKDAIAVRHEEIARSISSQNGSPYSWSILAQALGPMMVYDAAITVARAYPYEEYRQGVLGPILVRREPVGVVAAVIPWNVPQFVAAAKLAPALLTGSAVILKPSPEAPLDSYILADIAREAGLPEGVLSILPADREVSEYLVGHPGIDKVAFTGSVAAGRRVMEVAARNLTRVTLELGGKSAAVILPDADLDATIAGIVPAAWMNNGQACVAQTRVLAPRSRYEEVAEALAAAAGALVVGDPLDPATQLGPLVARRQQQRSLDYIRIGQEEGAKVLSGGGRPAGLDRGWYVEPTLFGDVDNSMRIAREEIFGPVVCLIPYGDEAEAVRVANDSEFGLSGSVWTGDVEHGIDFARQIRTGTFNVNTFSLDMLGPFGGYKNSGVGREFGPEGLSEYLEHKMIHLPAGHEAGA
- a CDS encoding GNAT family N-acetyltransferase; translated protein: MTAPTAPQISVRAMTEADIEAVSTLRVRGWQHAYAGLMPQAYLDGLSIADDAARRRGYFSEASGEMTNLVAESADGAVVGWACFGPARGDDLPRGEGELYAIYARPDLIGTGIGRALLDEVLLRAPYLALRLWVLEGNTRARTFYERAGFSPDGAVCADPVEGVPVPEVRYHRPSAR
- a CDS encoding TetR family transcriptional regulator, whose translation is MTAEVKAVTTPASPPLTERQEARRRRILHASAQLASRGGFDAVQMREVAEAAGVALGTLYRYFPSKVHLLVATMQDQLQHMHTTLRKRPPAGDDPAARVAETLMRAFRALQREPQLADAMVRALTFADRSVSPEVDTVSRLTTAIILDAMGLEHPPTAEQLSAVRVIEHTWHSALITWLSGRASIAQVKIDIETVCRLIDLTSPEKA
- a CDS encoding ferredoxin, translating into MGDRWQVEVDRGVCIGSGMCVNHAPDGFVLDSARQSHPRTAESDANEPILTAAEGCPVEAILITLAATGEPVFPPED